In Cicer arietinum cultivar CDC Frontier isolate Library 1 chromosome 7, Cicar.CDCFrontier_v2.0, whole genome shotgun sequence, a single window of DNA contains:
- the LOC140918870 gene encoding uncharacterized protein, translating to MKVLFGYQDVLDMITDDITTLDKEATAAQEAKFKEDKKKDYKALFLIHSCVDSDNFEKVGDCDSSKTAWGILEKTYAGADKAKVVRLQTHKRQFELLQMEDKETINDYVTRVTRLGNQMKSCGEAVSEQNFVSKVLRSLTPRFDNIVVAIEESKDLKTMVKSFPNRILCRRYCVL from the coding sequence aTGAAAGTTTTGTTTGGATATCAAGATGTTCTTGATATGATTACCGATGACATTACTACTCTTGATAAAGAGGCTACAGCAGCTCAAGAAGCGAAATTCAAGGAAGATAAGAAGAAAGACTACAAGGCCCTTTTCTTGATCCATTCTTGCGTCGATAGTGACAACTTCGAAAAAGTTGGCGATTGCGACTCGTCGAAGACAGCTTGGGGTATTCTTGAGAAAACTTATGCTGGTGCGGATAAGGCGAAGGTGGTGAGGTTACAAACTCATAAGCGGCAGTTTGAGTTACTTCAAATGGAAGACAAGGAAACGATTAACGATTACGTGACGCGTGTGACACGCTTGGGGAATCAAATGAAGTCGTGTGGTGAAGCCGTTTCCGAACAGAATTTTGTGTCGAAGGTATTGCGTTCTTTAACACCAAGATTCGATAATATTGTGGTGGCGATTGAGGAATCGAAGGATCTCAAGACGATGGTGAAGTCGTTTCCGAACAGAATTTTGTGTCGAAGGTATTGTGTTCTTTAA